In Emys orbicularis isolate rEmyOrb1 chromosome 12, rEmyOrb1.hap1, whole genome shotgun sequence, one genomic interval encodes:
- the MTG2 gene encoding mitochondrial ribosome-associated GTPase 2, translating to MLVSKILSSRTWVLLDGLRQWRPAYSPHIQICLLQQQVKSWQRILSTSCAKCAKNERLKQKRAISEKKLTRYFVDHRRVCVIGGRGGQGINSFHSEPRKEFGGPDGGNGGDGGHVILKADQQIKSLASVLPMYRGFDGERGRSKNCYGANGGYTYIKVPVGTLVKEDGKIVSDLAQHGEEYVAAYGGTGGKGNQFFLSNENRAPMTATLGESGQERVLYLELKTMAHAGLVGFPNAGKSSLLRAISNAKPAVAPYPFTTLNPHVGIVHYQDYEQVAVADVPGIIRGAHLNRGLGLAFLRHIEHCRFLLFVVDLSVSEPWIQLQDLKYELEQYEEGLSKRPHAVIGNKMDLPQSKANLLLLKERVEQRVIPLSALTGDNLEELLLHLRDLYDAYVNTEQSRRQNPVKW from the exons ATGCTGGTATCTAAAATCTTGTCATCAAGAACATGGGTTTTGTTGGACGGCTTACGGCAATGGAGACCTGCATATTCACCACATATACAGATTTGCTTATTGCAGCAGCAGGTTAAGAGCTGGCAGAGGATTCTTTCCACAAGCTGTGCAAAGTGTGCAAAAAATGAACGGCTGAAACAAAAAAGAGCAATATCAGAAAAGAAGCTG ACCCGATATTTTGTAGATCATCGAAGAGTGTGTGTGATTGGAGGCCGCGGAGGACAGGGTATTAACTCTTTTCATAGTGAGCCTAGAAAAGAGTTTGGAGGTCCTGATGGTGGAAACGGAGGAGATGGGGGCCATGTTATTTTGAAAG CTGACCAGCAAATCAAATCACTGGCTTCAGTCCTCCCAATGTATCGAGGCTTTGAtggagaaagagggagaagcaAAAACTGTTACGGAGCCAATGGTGGATACACATATATTAAA GTTCCTGTAGGCACTCTAGTTAAGGAGGATGGGAAAATTGTGTCTGATCTTGCTCAGCATGGCGAAGAATATGTTGCCGCTTATGGAGGAACTGGAGGGAAGGGTAACCAGTTCTTTCTGTCCAATGAGAATCGAGCACCAATGACAGCTACTCTAGGAGAATCAGGTCAGGAAAGAGTCCTCTATCTGGAGCTCAAGACTatggcacatgcagggctg GTGGGATTCCCCAATGCTGGGAAGTCATCACTTTTGCGAGCAATCTCCAATGCAAAGCCTGCAGTGGCTCCCTACCCGTTCACAACCTTAAATCCACATGTAGGCATTGTTCACTACCAAGACTATGAACAAGTGGCAG TTGCTGATGTTCCTGGTATAATAAGAGGAGCTCATCTAAACAGGGGCCTTGGATTGGCCTTTCTGAGGCACATAGAACACTGCCGCTTTCTCTTATTTGTGGTGGATCTGTCTGTGTCTGAGCCATGGATTCAGCTCCAAGACTTAAAATATGAACTAGAGCAGTATGAAGAAGGGTTGTCGAAGAGACCTCATGCTGTCATTGGGAATAAGATGGATCTTCCTCAGTCCAAGGCTAACTTACTACTACTTAAGGAGCGAGTGGAGCAGAGAGTCATCCCACTATCTGCATTGACAGGAGACAATCTGGAGGAATTATTGTTGCACCTAAGAGATTTGTATGATGCTTATGTAAATACTGAACAATCACGTAGACAAAACCCAGTCAAATGGTAG